A genomic segment from Polyangium mundeleinium encodes:
- a CDS encoding ATP-binding protein, translating to MTADREITRLLLEEIQRHAPALDGDALDDAPRRAIHALKGSAGLAGERALFDSLARLERRLVDGDATALVDARAVLSIAGDALAAGRPIPAPAWPEPPWDLRGRPAPPEKRARYAAEMSDRLARVDELLAGELPEPHAIAGIFREVHAMKAAALAAGDDATAWFCHGLEDRARDASRSDVEARRAIGEIARWRGLLGELVAAPDRAVEVLRRLAYGARSSSQPPPSYSTPDQPPHSTPEPSLDPRAARLSGDTLRVSTAALDRLLDRVRSLERAESAIAAAGRELGVLATRARRVRSSLAETRGPHDALPRRAKRLRKATAAVAALSDALDAEAATLLGIAERSRFEAASAHADIALMRTTTVATLFDRVVSAAIAQARRLGRDVRVLARGGETLIDRRVAEGLFDPLLQLVQNAIVHGIEPEITRAHHGKPPAGRVEISAEQRGAALRIVVRDDGAGVDIERVRSRAVSRGAIASARAVTADHKALLGLLFVPGFTLRENVDLLAGRGLGLGLVRESVRRLGGTVRLASRPSEGLTATLDVPLERGLVRVLWVRAGEDVYAIPARLVRRIAFGADLPNMLAFPLAACVRGLGALETGEALGPDDGPSYLLELDPGREDEPSFFVSVTSVGEIEEASLHAAPPLVALAGPYNGAIVRGDTVRLCLDVHALAELVYLVQGRRAP from the coding sequence GTGACGGCGGATCGCGAGATCACCCGCCTCCTCCTCGAAGAGATCCAGCGCCACGCCCCTGCGCTCGACGGCGACGCGCTCGACGACGCCCCGCGCCGCGCGATCCACGCGCTGAAAGGATCGGCCGGCCTCGCGGGCGAGCGCGCGCTCTTCGACTCCCTCGCGCGGCTCGAACGACGCCTCGTCGACGGCGACGCCACTGCCCTCGTCGACGCGCGTGCGGTCCTCTCCATCGCGGGCGACGCCCTCGCTGCGGGCCGCCCCATCCCGGCGCCTGCATGGCCCGAGCCTCCGTGGGATCTCCGCGGACGCCCGGCGCCGCCCGAAAAACGCGCGCGTTATGCGGCGGAAATGAGCGATCGCCTCGCGCGGGTCGACGAGCTCCTCGCGGGTGAGCTCCCCGAGCCGCACGCCATCGCCGGCATCTTCCGCGAGGTGCACGCCATGAAGGCCGCCGCGCTCGCGGCCGGCGACGACGCCACCGCGTGGTTTTGCCATGGCCTCGAAGATCGCGCGCGCGACGCGAGCCGCAGCGACGTCGAGGCGCGCCGGGCCATCGGCGAAATCGCGCGCTGGCGGGGCCTGCTCGGCGAGCTCGTCGCCGCGCCCGATCGTGCGGTCGAAGTCCTCCGCCGCCTCGCGTACGGCGCTCGTTCGAGCTCGCAGCCCCCGCCCTCCTACAGCACGCCCGATCAGCCTCCGCACAGCACCCCCGAGCCCTCGCTCGATCCTCGCGCCGCGCGCCTCTCCGGCGACACCCTCCGCGTCTCCACCGCCGCTCTCGATCGCCTCCTCGATCGTGTCCGCTCCCTCGAACGCGCCGAATCCGCCATCGCCGCGGCCGGCCGTGAGCTCGGCGTCCTTGCCACCCGCGCGCGTCGCGTCCGCAGCTCCCTCGCCGAGACCCGCGGCCCGCACGACGCCCTCCCTCGCCGCGCGAAACGCCTCCGCAAGGCCACCGCTGCCGTCGCGGCTCTCTCCGACGCCCTCGACGCCGAGGCTGCCACGCTCCTCGGCATCGCCGAGCGCTCGCGCTTCGAGGCGGCCTCCGCGCACGCCGACATCGCGCTCATGCGCACCACCACCGTCGCGACCCTCTTCGATCGTGTCGTCTCCGCGGCGATCGCGCAGGCCCGCAGGCTCGGCCGTGACGTCCGTGTCCTCGCGCGCGGCGGCGAAACCCTCATCGATCGCCGTGTCGCCGAGGGCCTCTTCGACCCGCTCCTCCAGCTCGTCCAGAACGCCATCGTCCACGGCATCGAGCCCGAGATCACGCGCGCGCATCACGGCAAACCTCCCGCCGGCCGCGTCGAGATCTCCGCCGAGCAGCGCGGCGCCGCGCTCCGCATCGTCGTGCGGGATGACGGCGCCGGCGTCGACATCGAGCGCGTGCGTTCACGTGCCGTCTCGCGTGGCGCCATCGCCTCGGCGCGTGCTGTCACGGCCGATCACAAAGCGCTCCTCGGCCTCCTCTTCGTCCCGGGCTTCACCTTGCGCGAGAACGTCGACCTCCTCGCGGGCCGTGGCCTCGGCCTTGGCCTCGTGCGTGAGTCCGTGCGCCGCCTCGGCGGCACCGTGCGCCTCGCGAGCCGACCTTCCGAAGGCCTCACGGCCACCCTCGACGTCCCGCTCGAGCGCGGCCTCGTGCGTGTCCTGTGGGTCCGCGCGGGCGAGGACGTCTATGCGATCCCGGCGCGCCTCGTTCGACGCATCGCCTTTGGCGCCGACCTCCCGAACATGCTCGCGTTTCCGCTCGCGGCTTGCGTGCGTGGGCTCGGCGCGCTCGAGACCGGCGAGGCGCTTGGCCCCGACGATGGACCTTCGTACCTCCTCGAGCTCGATCCGGGCCGCGAGGACGAGCCTTCCTTCTTCGTCTCGGTCACGTCCGTCGGCGAGATCGAGGAGGCCTCGTTGCATGCGGCTCCGCCGCTCGTCGCGCTCGCGGGCCCGTACAACGGCGCGATCGTGCGAGGCGACACCGTGCGCTTGTGCCTCGACGTCCACGCGCTGGCGGAGCTCGTGTACCTGGTGCAGGGACGGCGCGCGCCCTGA
- a CDS encoding helix-turn-helix transcriptional regulator has translation MSGSAARAPSRRRAAPPEEAAGWTFLTNHAHVLFCLAEDPEVRLRDVAERVGITERAVQRIVTDLEGEGFVTRERVGRRNLYEVHPDKPLRHPIEAHRDVKALLALILRGRAPRATR, from the coding sequence GTGTCGGGGAGCGCGGCCCGTGCGCCGTCGAGGCGTCGCGCGGCCCCGCCCGAAGAAGCGGCGGGGTGGACGTTCCTGACGAACCACGCGCACGTGCTGTTCTGTCTGGCCGAGGATCCGGAGGTGCGGCTGCGCGACGTGGCCGAGCGGGTGGGGATCACGGAGCGCGCAGTGCAGCGGATCGTGACGGACCTGGAAGGGGAGGGGTTCGTGACACGAGAGCGGGTGGGGCGGCGGAACCTGTACGAGGTGCATCCGGACAAGCCGCTGCGGCACCCGATCGAGGCGCACCGCGACGTCAAGGCGCTCCTCGCGTTGATCCTCCGCGGCCGGGCGCCGAGGGCCACGCGCTGA
- a CDS encoding NAD(P)/FAD-dependent oxidoreductase: MADRKDMPHVVIVGGGFGGLNAAMSLAGAPVRVTLVDRTNHHLFQPLLYQVATAGLSPADIAVPIRSVFSRQRNVRVLLAEANGVDLPGKRLLLDKGELRYDYLVLAVGATHNFFGHDEWGTHALGLKTLDEALRIRERMLLAFEGAERTTDPEARKRLLTFVVIGGGPTGVEMAGAFSELATHVLSKDFRAIDPSQARVVLVEAGPRILAAFPEDLGKRAEAQLASLGVTVEKGRPVARIDDDGIAFGDGERIDAATVVWAAGVRGTKLSRALGVELDRGGRVKVSSDCSLPDHPEVFAIGDMAACRDKHGVDVPGLCPAAIQQGKYVARTIRAEVRGKPREPFVYLDKGTMATVGRKRAIAMMGKLELAGFLAWLAWMAVHVFFLIGFKNRFLVMFNWIWQYFTWKRGARLITTHTGVEPQLLLAAAPDGPVPSLRAADAASKPASTR, translated from the coding sequence ATGGCCGATCGCAAGGACATGCCTCATGTGGTGATCGTTGGTGGTGGATTCGGCGGGCTCAACGCCGCCATGTCGCTCGCGGGCGCGCCCGTCCGCGTCACGCTCGTCGACCGGACCAACCACCACCTCTTCCAGCCCTTGCTCTACCAGGTCGCGACCGCGGGCCTCTCCCCGGCCGACATCGCGGTCCCCATCCGCTCGGTCTTCTCGCGCCAGCGGAACGTCCGCGTCCTCCTCGCCGAGGCGAACGGCGTCGACCTCCCGGGCAAGCGCCTTTTGCTCGACAAGGGCGAGCTCCGCTACGATTACCTCGTCCTCGCCGTCGGCGCGACGCACAACTTCTTTGGCCACGACGAGTGGGGCACGCACGCGCTCGGCCTGAAGACGCTCGACGAGGCGCTCCGCATTCGCGAGCGAATGCTCCTCGCGTTCGAGGGCGCCGAACGCACGACCGACCCCGAGGCACGCAAGCGCCTGCTCACCTTCGTCGTCATTGGCGGCGGCCCCACGGGCGTCGAAATGGCCGGCGCCTTCTCCGAGCTCGCCACACACGTCCTCTCCAAGGACTTTCGCGCCATCGACCCCTCCCAGGCGCGCGTCGTCCTCGTCGAGGCCGGCCCGCGTATCCTCGCGGCGTTCCCCGAGGACCTCGGAAAGCGCGCCGAAGCCCAGCTCGCCTCCCTCGGCGTCACCGTCGAAAAAGGCCGGCCCGTCGCGCGCATCGACGACGATGGCATTGCGTTCGGGGATGGCGAGCGTATCGACGCCGCCACCGTCGTCTGGGCTGCGGGCGTCCGCGGCACCAAGCTCTCGCGTGCGCTCGGCGTCGAGCTCGACCGCGGCGGCCGGGTCAAGGTCTCCTCGGATTGCTCCCTCCCGGACCACCCCGAGGTCTTCGCGATCGGCGACATGGCTGCTTGCCGCGACAAACACGGCGTCGACGTCCCCGGCCTCTGCCCTGCGGCCATTCAGCAGGGAAAATACGTCGCGCGCACCATTCGCGCCGAGGTCCGGGGAAAACCGCGCGAGCCTTTTGTGTACCTCGACAAGGGCACGATGGCCACCGTGGGCCGCAAGCGCGCCATTGCGATGATGGGAAAGCTGGAGCTCGCGGGCTTCCTCGCCTGGCTCGCGTGGATGGCCGTCCACGTCTTCTTCCTGATCGGCTTCAAGAACCGCTTCCTCGTCATGTTCAACTGGATCTGGCAATACTTCACGTGGAAGCGCGGCGCGCGGCTCATCACCACGCATACCGGCGTCGAGCCGCAGCTCCTGCTCGCCGCCGCGCCCGACGGGCCCGTGCCTTCTTTGCGCGCGGCCGACGCTGCCTCGAAGCCGGCGTCGACGCGCTGA